The DNA region TGATACGGGATCTTGTGCTTCTCCGCCGTTTCCGCAAGGAACTTGACCAGGCGCGGGTCGCTGATGACAGGCGAATGCGCGGGATAAATGGCAGGACCCAAGCCGAGTTGCGTATTGTAGGCGATGTTTTCCCTGCCTTCATAATCGGGCAGGTCGCGTGAAGGCGTGGAATCGATCGCAATTGCCAGGTCGGGGTTGAAGTAATGCGCCGCCACCTTCGCGCCGCGCAGACCGATCTCTTCCTGCACGCTGAATGCGAGACATAGCTCGATGTTCTTTGGCGCGTGCTTGAGCAATTCGATCAGGATTGCCACGCCGATGCGGTCATCGATGGATTTTGACAGAATGGAAGGACCCACGCGCTTGAACTTCGTTGCAAAGGTGGCGCGGTCACCGGGCTTGGCTTTTTCTTCGGGACCAAGATCGATGCGCATGGCATTCACCGGGATGGTGTTTTGCCGTTCGGAAGCGGTGGTCATGTGAATGGGCTTCGCGCCGATCACGCCGATCTTGTGCTCCCTGCCGACGATGACCTGTTTGCCGACCAGATGACGCGGGTCGATGCCGCCGACGGTCTCGAATTGGAAGAAGCCGTCGCCGTCGTCCGCAACGATCATGAAGCCGACTTCGTCCATGTGGGCATCGAGCAATACGCGCAGTGCCTTTTTTGCAGTGGACTTTTTTCGCACCAGCACACTGCCAAGCGCATCCACTTTGACGTCGTCCGCATACGGTTTGACTTCGTCCAGAACAATGCGGCGTACTTCGCCTTCATCGCCTGAGACCGCCATGGCGTTGCATAATTTTTCAAGCAGTTTGATCTGTGATGAGCCGATGGTTAGCATGATTAATCCCAGGCAATTCTTTCCATAAAATCCGCTTCAAGCGAAGCGACAAATTCCGCCAGCAAACGCCCCGCGCGCTGGATGTCCTTCATTGCCACCAATTCCACCGGTGTG from Anaerolineales bacterium includes:
- a CDS encoding M20/M25/M40 family metallo-hydrolase, with the translated sequence MLTIGSSQIKLLEKLCNAMAVSGDEGEVRRIVLDEVKPYADDVKVDALGSVLVRKKSTAKKALRVLLDAHMDEVGFMIVADDGDGFFQFETVGGIDPRHLVGKQVIVGREHKIGVIGAKPIHMTTASERQNTIPVNAMRIDLGPEEKAKPGDRATFATKFKRVGPSILSKSIDDRIGVAILIELLKHAPKNIELCLAFSVQEEIGLRGAKVAAHYFNPDLAIAIDSTPSRDLPDYEGRENIAYNTQLGLGPAIYPAHSPVISDPRLVKFLAETAEKHKIPYQFRQPGGGGTDAGTIQQAHAGVPVVSVSVPHRYTHSPISISRVDDWKNTLNLLYMALKNMDSSLRAGR